From Acidobacteriota bacterium, one genomic window encodes:
- a CDS encoding winged helix-turn-helix domain-containing protein, with protein sequence MTISEPLHRTSTGGRAVRARFGPFELELDTLVLRRGGDEVPLQKLRARALRLLIERAGEVVRRQDFIAELWPSTPVNYERNMPPIVRNLRKTLGDSAQRPTYIETVRGVGYRFIAPVSAVDDSSRPRRRHIALATAIVVALALLAVLLQDRSAQRPKLVVRDFESQPPGAGRALAFDVSRDLIERWQGHFQLVVLDEQHSPDRASLADLEIRGKILATEVGREVHAELVRTGDGDLLASNRLVLPHHEESNLAFLLNDALLLPKFPPSTILSQPSGHPPDLLLRALHHFDRGRPAELARASELAQQAALTNPRDARTLGLLALIEHDRWVSTLEPAHAREADRWARRALGVDPHEPRALVTRVGLEFFHRRRPDEARKALATLAEQVPQEPRLWATLATLHLARRDHDRAIAAAERASRLAPLSPLISSHATWMLYGARKPQRALDHSSTSLALNHPTDSDRLVRLLLLGDLERWPAATRELELFLAPRGLDDTSLDGLISATGRRDLRPFWRFQSQRLKRISQSYAVYPEIQAIASAAAGHRAAAVAHLRRGWQRRTAWSPVALQFPLFDSYREDPAFAALQQQIDEALALAEPLPLP encoded by the coding sequence ATGACGATCTCTGAACCGCTTCACCGCACCTCGACCGGCGGGCGCGCCGTGCGGGCCCGCTTCGGTCCCTTCGAGCTCGAGCTCGACACCCTGGTTCTGCGCCGCGGTGGTGACGAGGTGCCGCTCCAGAAGCTACGCGCCCGAGCCCTGAGGCTGCTGATCGAGCGCGCCGGCGAGGTGGTCCGGCGCCAAGACTTCATCGCCGAGCTGTGGCCCTCGACGCCGGTGAACTACGAGCGCAACATGCCGCCGATCGTCCGCAATCTACGCAAGACCTTGGGCGACTCGGCGCAGCGGCCGACTTACATCGAGACCGTCCGCGGCGTGGGCTACCGCTTCATCGCGCCGGTGTCGGCAGTCGACGACTCGAGCCGACCCCGCCGGCGCCACATCGCCCTCGCCACCGCCATCGTCGTCGCCCTGGCGTTGCTCGCTGTCCTGCTTCAGGACCGGTCGGCGCAGCGACCGAAGCTGGTGGTCCGGGACTTCGAGTCACAGCCCCCAGGCGCCGGGCGCGCCCTCGCCTTCGATGTCTCGCGCGACCTCATCGAGCGCTGGCAGGGCCACTTTCAACTGGTGGTTCTGGACGAACAGCATTCACCAGACCGCGCATCCCTCGCCGATCTCGAGATCCGCGGCAAGATCCTCGCCACGGAGGTCGGGCGGGAAGTTCATGCCGAGCTGGTCCGCACCGGGGACGGCGACCTCCTGGCCTCGAATCGGCTGGTTCTTCCGCACCACGAGGAATCCAATCTCGCCTTCCTGCTCAACGACGCCTTGCTGCTGCCCAAGTTCCCTCCCTCGACCATCCTGAGCCAACCCTCCGGTCATCCGCCGGATCTGCTGCTGCGCGCTCTGCATCATTTCGACCGCGGCCGCCCCGCCGAGCTCGCCCGCGCCTCGGAGCTGGCACAACAAGCCGCCCTGACCAATCCGCGCGATGCCCGCACCCTCGGTCTCCTCGCTCTGATTGAGCATGACCGCTGGGTCAGCACCCTCGAACCCGCCCACGCCCGCGAAGCCGACCGCTGGGCGCGGCGAGCCCTCGGGGTCGATCCTCACGAGCCCCGCGCCCTGGTCACTCGCGTCGGTCTCGAGTTCTTCCACCGCCGTCGGCCCGACGAGGCCCGGAAAGCCCTCGCAACGCTCGCCGAGCAGGTTCCCCAGGAACCCCGCCTGTGGGCCACGCTGGCAACCCTCCACCTCGCCCGTCGCGATCACGACCGGGCCATCGCAGCCGCCGAAAGAGCGTCCCGCCTCGCACCTCTTTCGCCCCTGATCTCATCCCACGCCACCTGGATGCTCTACGGCGCCCGGAAACCACAGCGCGCCCTCGACCACTCGAGCACCAGCCTCGCCCTCAATCATCCGACGGATTCCGACCGACTGGTCCGCTTGCTGCTTCTCGGGGATCTCGAGCGCTGGCCAGCGGCGACCCGAGAGCTCGAGCTCTTTCTCGCTCCCCGGGGCCTCGACGACACCAGCCTCGACGGCTTGATCTCCGCCACCGGTCGACGCGATCTGCGACCCTTCTGGCGGTTCCAGAGCCAGCGCTTGAAGCGCATCTCCCAGTCCTACGCGGTCTACCCCGAGATTCAGGCGATCGCCAGCGCCGCCGCCGGCCATCGTGCCGCCGCCGTCGCGCATCTGCGACGGGGCTGGCAACGGCGCACCGCCTGGAGTCCCGTCGCCCTGCAGTTTCCACTGTTCGATTCGTACCGGGAAGACCCTGCCTTCGCCGCCTTACAGCAGCAGATCGACGAGGCCCTGGCGTTGGCCGAGCCACTGCCACTGCCCTGA
- a CDS encoding winged helix-turn-helix domain-containing protein gives MNRSAETPLPSPSSKVPPAPGRSRAAFGPFELDFHRLNLFRDGQPVPLQQLRVRALCLLVARAGEVVSREDFIEELWGTTLVEYDQSLPPIIRNLREVLGDSAQQPRYIQTVRGQGYRFLAAVEELPTEIPESRPSRFRPMLLVASLLLASTFAFVLTKASRPASTSILVMPFTAADPEHGELVAFSLSHDLKQRWRDSLVVSTVLLTEDDKGIPTTSQATYAIRGRITPSVVGQIIEAELLEIETGTIIATSSNQFVTNQMAPVAFFLNDDLVRPLVPPAHSRLGLDDGANLALQVDFELSRGSPVNHATALDLVRQALETDPENAQTLGLLAVVQFDRWLASLNDEAGDESARAARRALRRDPDQIASRVALASLTYYRERNPEETLAHLATLAGKADDSPRYWALIGALELARRNLPAARQAGLELADLVPFHPGLAADIDWILYASTDPAGALEQSEQSLALAHPYDGSRLVRALVFQSQERWDDLAEEANLFLKPRGIPAATQDAIVKAIRTEGRPDLFWRLIRRRFEAVHAQAPLYPELLAIAAAGAGEQQQTIDYLRQAWERRTCWMPAALQYPLFDQMRDHPDFVALQAEVTEALALDRPLPSRPRS, from the coding sequence ATGAATCGCAGCGCCGAGACTCCTCTCCCTTCGCCGTCCTCAAAAGTTCCCCCCGCGCCAGGCCGCAGCCGCGCCGCCTTTGGCCCTTTCGAGCTCGACTTCCATCGCCTGAATCTGTTTCGTGACGGCCAGCCCGTGCCGCTGCAGCAGCTGCGCGTCCGCGCCCTCTGTCTGCTGGTGGCTCGCGCCGGCGAAGTGGTGAGCCGGGAGGATTTCATCGAGGAGCTCTGGGGAACCACGCTGGTCGAGTACGACCAGAGCCTGCCGCCGATCATCCGCAACCTGCGCGAGGTCCTTGGAGATTCGGCCCAGCAACCGAGATATATCCAGACCGTCCGAGGTCAGGGCTATCGCTTTCTCGCCGCGGTCGAAGAGCTCCCCACCGAGATACCCGAATCCCGGCCAAGCCGCTTCCGGCCGATGCTGCTCGTGGCCAGCTTGCTGCTGGCCAGCACCTTCGCCTTCGTGCTGACCAAGGCGAGCAGGCCGGCGAGCACCAGCATCTTGGTCATGCCGTTCACTGCCGCCGATCCGGAGCATGGCGAGCTCGTCGCCTTCAGCCTTTCTCACGACCTCAAGCAGCGCTGGCGGGATTCCCTGGTGGTGAGCACCGTCCTGCTCACCGAGGACGACAAGGGCATCCCGACGACTTCGCAAGCCACCTATGCGATTCGAGGTCGGATCACTCCCTCCGTCGTCGGCCAGATCATCGAGGCCGAGCTCCTCGAAATCGAGACCGGCACCATCATCGCAACCAGCAGCAACCAGTTCGTGACCAACCAGATGGCACCGGTGGCGTTTTTCCTCAACGACGATCTGGTGCGACCGCTGGTTCCACCGGCTCACTCTCGTCTCGGTCTTGATGACGGCGCCAATCTCGCACTGCAGGTGGACTTCGAGCTCAGCCGGGGAAGTCCGGTGAACCACGCGACCGCTCTCGACCTTGTCCGCCAAGCCCTGGAGACCGACCCGGAAAATGCTCAGACTCTCGGCCTACTGGCTGTCGTGCAGTTCGATCGCTGGCTGGCGAGCCTGAATGACGAGGCCGGTGACGAAAGTGCTCGAGCGGCACGTCGAGCCCTGCGCAGAGACCCGGATCAGATCGCCAGCCGAGTCGCCCTCGCCAGCCTCACCTACTATCGCGAACGCAATCCCGAGGAGACCCTGGCGCACCTCGCGACGCTCGCCGGAAAGGCCGACGACAGCCCCCGGTACTGGGCCCTGATCGGCGCCCTCGAGCTCGCCCGGCGGAACCTCCCAGCGGCCCGTCAGGCAGGCCTCGAGCTCGCCGACCTGGTGCCGTTTCACCCTGGCCTGGCGGCCGATATCGACTGGATCCTGTATGCCTCCACCGATCCCGCGGGCGCCCTCGAGCAGTCCGAGCAGAGCCTGGCCTTGGCCCATCCATACGACGGCTCACGGCTGGTGCGAGCCTTGGTCTTCCAGTCCCAGGAGCGCTGGGACGATCTCGCCGAGGAAGCCAACCTGTTCTTGAAGCCGCGGGGAATCCCTGCCGCGACCCAAGACGCGATCGTCAAGGCCATCCGAACCGAGGGCCGGCCGGACCTGTTCTGGCGCCTTATCCGACGACGGTTCGAAGCGGTCCACGCCCAGGCACCGCTCTATCCGGAGCTGCTCGCCATCGCGGCCGCCGGCGCCGGCGAGCAGCAACAGACCATCGACTATCTGCGCCAGGCCTGGGAGCGGCGCACCTGCTGGATGCCGGCCGCGCTGCAGTACCCACTGTTCGACCAGATGCGGGACCACCCCGACTTCGTCGCCCTTCAAGCAGAGGTCACGGAGGCCCTCGCTCTCGATCGCCCGCTTCCGTCGAGACCTCGAAGCTGA